The following nucleotide sequence is from Gimesia chilikensis.
AAGGTCTTTGCGTTCTTTCATTTCTGTTTCAGTCGCAGCACCGACATTGATCTGAGCAACGCCACCGGCCAGTTTAGCCAGACGTTCCTGCAGTTTTTCGCGATCGTATTCGCTGTCAGTAACTTCGATTTCTGCCCGGATCTGCTCGGCACGACCGTTGACGGCTGCCTTGCTTCCGGAACCGCTGACGATAGTGGTGTTGTCTGAGCTGATGTGAATCTTCTTGGCCTGTCCCAGGTCTTTCAGTTCAACAGACTCGAGTTTGATTCCCAGGTCTTTGAAGATCGCACGGCCACCGGTGAGGACAGCAATGTCTTCCAGCATGGCTTTACGACGATCGCCGTAACCGGGAGCTTTCACGGCACAGACTTTGAGGATGCCACGCAGCTTGTTGACGACCAGGGTGGCGAGTGCTTCGCCTTCGATGTCTTCAGCAATGATCAGCAGCGGAGAACCTTCTTTGGAAATCTGTTCCAGTAGCGGAACGAGTGTCTGAGCAGAGCTGATCTTTTCTTCGTAGATCAGGATCTTGGCCCGTTCCAGGTCGCAGGTCTGATTGTCTTCGTCGGTGACGAAGTGCGGAGACAGGAAGCCGCGTTCGAACTGCATACCTTCTACCAGGTCGACATCAGTGGTGACGCCACGTCCTTCTTCGACGGTAATCACGCCATCGGCGCCAACCTTCAGCAGAGCATCTGCCAGGATCTTGCCGATTTCCGGATCGTTGTTACCGGCGATGGTTGCAACAGTCTGGATGGCTTTCTTGTCATTTCCTTTTACTTCTTTGGAGATCTTACCGATCTGTTCGACAACTGCCTCAACAGCTTTCTGTACGCCACGGCTGAGGGCCATCGGGTCTGCGCCGGAAGCGATATACTTCAGACCTTCCCGGAAAATGGCTTCTGCCAGTACGGTTGCTGTTGTGGTGCCGTCTCCAGCAACATCGTTTGTTTTCGATGCTGCTTCTTTCACCAGTTGGACGCCCATGTTTTCAAACGGGTCTTCCAGTTCGATGTCTTCGGCAACAGTCACGCCGTCTTTGGTGACCTTCGGTGTTCCCCAGCCTTTGTCCAAGACAGCATTTCGCCCTCGCGGCCCAAGCGTACTGCTTACAGCCCGCGACAATTTAGCGACTCCTGCCAATAAACTCTTTCTGGCCTCTTCGTCAAAGCTTAAAAGTTTTGCCACAGTCTCTCCTCAACCAGCAATAAATGGCCAATAAATTTGCCCATGACCACGATGATCTCTCACACGCCTCGTGCCGCGCTTCCTGTTAATCACAGGGGGCCGGTGTGTGAGTACAAATAGGTGTAAGTACGACAAAGATGGCAGGATCCAGGCTGGACCCTGTCCACGACGCCCAGTAATTGCAATCATCATGCCAATCGGAAGGTGGTGTTGTAAGATGTTATATATCAGTGGTTAACGGGGATCTCTTGTTGAGGGAGACTGTCGTTAACTGCCAACTTGGCAGAGAAATTGAAGCTGTCAGGTCAGCTGCCTGAGCGTCCCAGGCAGGGAGGTTGCAGACACCGTCAAAACTGACAGAGTGTCGAGTTTCCACTCCAGACAGATGTCGGAGCGTTGATGTGTGGCAGTGCGTGCTTAATCTGCAGGCAACGACCGCTGATGTTGCCTTATTAATCTGCATTCGAACTGGTGGCTCGACTTACTTTCCGTAAATATTAATTTAATATGAGATGATGTAAAGCATTATATGAAATATAGATAAGGGTTGTTCTAACAGTCGCAAATCAGATTGAGGCACACTGTTTGCATTATGCCCATTTACCAAATAAGTGCTCATTTTATTGATTGGTATTTAGGGGTCACGATCAGAACAAATTGATTGTCCAAACAGTAGATTAAACAACATCTGACGAAGACTCCGGGAAAGGTTTGCGACAAAATGAATTGGAAACATGCGCTCATGGGCTTGACGGCAAGCCTTGTCGTTGTTTTGGCAGTATCACAGCCAGCTTGGGCTTATCAGGACGAAGCAGCTCCTGAAGAGAAACCAGCCGCAGCAGAAACTGCTGCCCCTGCTGAGACAACAGAAGAAGCACCCGCAGCAGAGGAAGCTCCTCAGCTTTCATTATCAGAACTTTACTACGCACTTGATAACAGTATGTTATTCCTCTGTGCTGTTCTGGTGCTGTTCATGCAGTCTGGCTTCGCTATGGTCGAGTCCGGATTCAACTCTTCCAAAAATACCATCAACATTCTCTTTAAGAACTTAATGGATGTCTGTGCCGGCGTGCTGGTTTATTACGCTGTCGGTTACGGTCTGATGTATCCAGGGGATGCCGGTAACGGTTACTTTGGTTTCGCACAGTTCGGAATCGGCGAAGCCGGAGATCCAGGCCCAGGAGTTCTGCATCCGCAGGTTGACTTCCTGTTCCAGGTTGCCTTCGCAGCGACTGCTGCCACCATCGTTTCTGGTGCCGTTGCCGGTCGTCTGAAATTCAGCTCTTACCTGATCTACAGTATCATCCTTACCGGTATCATCTACCCAATCAGTGGTTACTGGAAATGGGGCGGTGGCTGGTTGGATGCCATGGGCTTCTACGACTTCGCTGGTTCAATTGTTGTGCATGCTGTCGGTGGTTTCGCCGGTCTGGCTGGTGCAATTGTCCTCGGACCCCGGATTGGTCGCTTCAAAGATGGCAAATCAGTTCCGATTCCTGGACACAACATTGCACAGGCAACACTGGGTGTCTTCATCCTGTGGGTAGGCTGGTACGGGTTCAACCCTGGTAGTCAGCTGGCCTTCGCTGGAACTGACAACACCAACGCTGTGATGCTGATCGCTACTAACACAACCCTCGCTGCAGCCGCCGGTGGTGTGGCCGCAATGATCCTGGGTTGGATCATGTACTCAAAACCGGATATCTCCATGGCCCTGAACGGTGTTCTGGCTGGTCTGGTAGGTATCACCGCTAACTGTGACAGTGTCTCTAACATCGAAGCAATTGTCATCGGTGTGGTTGCCGGTCTGCTGGTTGTCTTCGGTATCCTGGCACTCGAAAAACTCAAAATCGACGATCCCGTCGGTGCCTTCCCTGTCCACGGACTGTGTGGTATCTGGGGTGGTGTCGCCACCGGTATCTTCGGTGACTACAACATCGTAACTCAGGTGATTGGATCTGTTGTGATCCCGGCTTACGCCTTCATCACCATGTTTATTCTCTTCACATTCCTGAAAGTCATCGGACAGCTCCGAGTCTCTGAGGAAGATGAATTGAAAGGTCTGGACCTGTCTGAGCACGGAATGCAAGCTTACCACTAGTCCAACCTGACGCGAACACTGGTACTTTGCAGGAGGTACCGTAAAGTGTGACTGACTGATGGCTTGAGAAATGAGTTCTCTCGCCATCAGTTTTTTTATGCGCGGTCAGTAATACAGGAGTATTTGCCGCTGAAGAAATTTCCCTGAATCCTTGTGAACCGGCGACCGCTTGCTTAATGTAACGGAAAGGTATTCAGATGTGATTAATCCTTTCGAGCCTGTGTTCGCCTCAAGGAGTGTGGAAATGTCAAAGTATGTACTGGCGTTAGATCAGGGAACGACATCCAGTCGATCAATTCTGTTTAATCATCAGGGGCAGATTGAGGCCACATCCCAGGAAGAGTTCGAACAGATCTTTCCCTCGCCGGGGCTGGTGGAACACGATCCCGAGGCGATCTGGGAATCACAGCTGGCAACCGCCCGCGAAGTGATCGATCAATCGGGGGCAGCGCTCTCTGAGATCGCCGCAATCGGTATTACGAATCAACGGGAAACGATTGTCCTCTGGGATAAAGAGAGCGGCAAACCGGTTTCGAACGCGATTGTCTGGCAGAGCCGACTGACAGCAGGCCGCTGTGATCAGCTTAAGGCAGAGGGGTATGAAGGTCTGTTCCGCGAAAAGACCGGACTGTTACTGGATGCCTATTTCTCGGGGACCAAAATTGAATACCTGCTCAATACCGTAGAGGGATTACGGGAGCAGGCCCAGGCAGGCAAAATTCTGTTTGGTACGATCGACTCTTTTCTGATCTGGCGGCTGACGGGGGGGAAGGTGCATGTGACCGATCCTACCAATGCCTGTCGCACCCTGCTCTACAATATTCACACACACGAATGGGATGACGAACTGCTGCAGATCTTCGATATTCCCCGCTGCATGCTGCCCGAAGTTAAAAGTTCCAGCGAGGTGTACGGTGAGACCGACCCCGCGCTGTTTGGCGAGTCGATCAAAATTGCCGGTATCGCAGGGGACCAGCAGGCAGCAACCTTCGGTCAGGGCTGCTTTGAACCCGGGGCAGCGAAGAATACCTACGGAACCGGTTGTTTTATGCTCATGAATACCGGCGATAAACCGGTGCTTTCGCAGAATGGTCTGCTGACCACGATCGGCTGGAGCATCAATGGCAAAGTCACTTACTGTCTGGAAGGATCCATTTTCGTGGCCGGGGCAGCAATCCAGTGGCTCAGGGATGGGCTGCAGATCATTGAGTCAGCGTCTGAAATTGAGGACCTGGCAGGTCAGGTGGAAGATACCGGCGATGTCTTCTTCGTCCCCGCTTTTGTGGGACTGGGAGCACCCTACTGGGATCAGGATGCCCGCGGAACTCTGATTGGTCTGACGCGGGGCGCAACCAGAGCTCATGTTGCACGCGCGGTCCTGGAGTCGCTGGCATACCAGACCTGCGATGTGCTGCACGCTATGGAGCAGGATTCACAGATTAAATTGAAAACACTCAAGGTGGACGGCGGTGCGGCTGCGAATGGTCTGTTGATGCAGTTTCAGGCGGATATGCTCGATGTTCCCGCGCAACGTCCGGTAGTCCATGAAACGACGGCTCTGGGAGCCGCCTATCTGGCAGGTCTGGCTGTGGGCTTCTGGCACGATCAGGCAGAGGTGACCCGCAACTGGGCTCTCGATGCAGAATTCCAGCCGCAGATGGAGGCCTCGCGGCGTGACGAATTGTACCAACGCTGGAAGCAGGCGGTAGAACGTTCGCGAGACTGGGTCTGATTCGGTCGATTTATGTGGAAGTCTGCCCGGCTTTCAAACATTGGTTGTCGGCAGACGTGCCAGGTTTTGATCGGTTCCGATGATGAGCAGGATGTCTGATTCCTGAATCTGATAGTCGGGGTGAGGTACACAGTCGGTTGTGTAAACCTTCCCGGTATTCTTTTCTATCTCCGCGGAATTCCGTTTCCGAATGGCGACCACGTTTACGGAATATTTGGAACGCAGGGACAGCTCGGTCAGGTTTTTGCCAACGAACTCTTTGGGTGTCATCAGCTCGATCATGGTGTAACCGTCGCCGACCTGGATGTAATCTTCCAGATGCGGATTGGCCAGCAGTCGTGCCAGGTGTGCTCCCGCCTGAATCTCGGGCTGGATCACATCGGTTGCACCGACCTGGGTAAAGATCTCTGCGTGAAACTTTGACTGGGCACGACAGATGATCTTGGGGACTCCCATCTTTTTGATGATCACTGTCGTCAGCAGTGCCGATTCGAAATTTTCCCCGATCGAGATCACGCAGGCGTCGACTTTGTCCACATCCTGACTTTTGAGTGCCAGTTCATCGGTGGAATTCAGACGAACTGCCACCGCGACATCATCTTTGACCTCATTCACCAGCTTGTCCGAATGGTCGATGGCGATGACTTCCACTCCGCTGGCTCCCAGACGTTTGGCGAGTTCGGTACCAAAGCGGCCCAAACCGATGACTGCTACTTTAATCACGGGATCAGTTCTCCTCTGGAGGATGAGTTACTTTAGATGGTCTGCGTTCAGGGTTCCTGTTACCCGAGGTTCACTGGCTCTTCCGGGTAGTGATATCGATAGGCGGGGCCACGGTTCGAGAGTGCGATTAATGCCGTCAGCGGGCCGACGCGACCGATAAACATCGTAATTATGATCACCCAGTGCGACGGTGTCGTCAAACCCGCGGTGATGCCCGTCGAGACGCCGACCGTCGCAAAGGCACTGGTTGCTTCAAACAGATGATCCAGAAAGATCGCTTGATTGTTTTCGAACATGACAATCAGCAGTGTTGACGACATCAGTACCAGAATTCCCAGTGAGATGATCGTCAGCGAACGATGAATCAGTGTGCTGGGGATGGTGCGTCCCATGATTTCTACCCGGTCTCTCCCTTTCAGCAGCGCCCAGACCGAAAGTATGGCCAGGGCAAAGACCGCGGTTTTCACGCCGCCCCCCGTCGAGCCGGGAGACGCACCAATAAACATCAGCAGGACGGAAAACAGTTTGGTCTGCGGTTGGTAGGCACCGAGGTCAACAGTATTAAAGCCGGCCGTCCGGAAGGTCACGGACTGGAACCAGGCGGAATTGAGCCGCTCGCCAAAGGTGAGATCATCGGAGGCATGGATCGATTCCAGCAGGTAGATGCCGACCGTGCCCCCGATCAAAAGAAAGAGGGTCGTGAAAAAAATCAGGCGTGAGGAAATCGTCAGCCGGACTTTCTGTGTCGGGTGATGAAACAGGGGCTTACGGATCCGCAGATTCGAGAAATGGGTGATGCCATACAGCATGAAATTGTAGTTTACAGCAAACCCTAATCCGCCGATGATGATCAGGGCCGGGATGACGCCCCAGATTTCCCAGTGGTGTCCCATGCCCAGGAAGCCGTCATCCATCAGGCTGAAACCGGCGTTGCAGTATCCACTGATCGAATGAAACAGGCTGAAGTAGACCCGTTCAGTGAAAGGGAGCTCCGGCCAGAGTCCCATCAGGCAGACCGCACCGAGCAGTTCGGTAAAAATCGTAATTCCCAGGATGGCCAGCACAAGGCGGCGGATGTCACCGCGCTGGCTGGACTCCAGCATCTCGCTGAATGTGACGCTCTCCCTGATCTGCATCGATCGTCCAAAAGCTGCTGCGAAGAAGGCACCAAAGGTCAGGATGCCCAGTCCGCCGATCTGGAACAGAAACATGATAATGGTGTGCCCCGTACGGCTCCAGTAGGTTCCGGTAGGAACCACGATCAGGCCCGTAACGCAACTGGCACTGGTTGACGTAAACAGAGCGACCAGAAATGGAGCACCTTCCGTTGTTTTCGCAGCGGGATCCTGAATGCGAGCCGAGGGAAACATGAGTAAGATCGTCCCTACAGAAATCAGCACCAGGAAGGAAGTCACCACAATCAGGGCGGGGTTCCAGCCGCGTGACGAGACACGCCGGATTAAGAGAATCGTCTCGTAGAGGCTTCTCAGAATGATGCAAAATTCGGAGACGCCCAGAATCAGATTCAGTCGGGTCGGGGCGTCATCGGGCAGCAGGTCATGCAGACTGATAATCAGCAGACTGGCGATCAACCAGAGCCCGCAAAAAAAGAAATGGGCCAGATGGGTTTTGAAGAACTCTTTCCGATCCAGATGCCAGCCGTAACGCAGCATCAGGCTGATCGTGAAATAGCTCATAGCTACGATGATCGCGGCACCCAATTCCCAGTGAACAACGGTGGTAATCTTCAGCAGTCCATGTAGAATAACTGTGGAGATCAGGCCGACGATCAGCGCAATAATTTCCAACCGTCTCAGCCTGCGGCAGCGGCGGGGATGGTGTGTCTTATAGTGGATGCGGCTGGGGAGATGCGACAGAGTCATTTGGCGCGTAAGTATTTCAATGAAATAATTTTATGAAGACCTGTTCAGATTTTATTCGTAATCAACGTCAATTGAAACAGTGAGATTATGGTGCGCGATTTTATTTCCGAAAGTTTGACTCATGACCCGATTCATGGGTATATCCCGTTTACTTCCAAAACCGGGATTCCCGACGAGGAGGTCTCCGAGCAGGAAATCATCGACCACCCCTGGGTTCAGCGACTCAGGCACATCCACCAGCTCCAGACCGCCTGGTGGGTCTTTCCCTCAGCTGAGCACATGCGTTTTCAACACGTGTTGGGGGCCATGCATCTCTCGTCGGTGGCAATTAACGCCTGGTACGATTCTCTGAACAGCGCCTGTCGTAATGTGCCTTCCCTCCCTTACGTCGAGAGCCTGGTTCGACTGGCGGCGCTGCTGCACGATGTGGGGCACGGCCCTTTCGGACATTTCTTCGACGACCATTATCTGGATCAGTACAATCTCACGCATGAAGATATCGGCGCCCATATCATCGAACACGAACTGGGAGACCTCATTCGCGGGATTCGCCGGAACCCGAACGGTCACCTCAATCCATTGGAAGAACTCGATCCTAAACAGATAGGCTGGCTGATCCGGCGTCCTTCCGGCGATGCAGACAGTGAGGCGGGTAATCCGGACTGGCTCT
It contains:
- the glpK gene encoding glycerol kinase GlpK, whose translation is MSKYVLALDQGTTSSRSILFNHQGQIEATSQEEFEQIFPSPGLVEHDPEAIWESQLATAREVIDQSGAALSEIAAIGITNQRETIVLWDKESGKPVSNAIVWQSRLTAGRCDQLKAEGYEGLFREKTGLLLDAYFSGTKIEYLLNTVEGLREQAQAGKILFGTIDSFLIWRLTGGKVHVTDPTNACRTLLYNIHTHEWDDELLQIFDIPRCMLPEVKSSSEVYGETDPALFGESIKIAGIAGDQQAATFGQGCFEPGAAKNTYGTGCFMLMNTGDKPVLSQNGLLTTIGWSINGKVTYCLEGSIFVAGAAIQWLRDGLQIIESASEIEDLAGQVEDTGDVFFVPAFVGLGAPYWDQDARGTLIGLTRGATRAHVARAVLESLAYQTCDVLHAMEQDSQIKLKTLKVDGGAAANGLLMQFQADMLDVPAQRPVVHETTALGAAYLAGLAVGFWHDQAEVTRNWALDAEFQPQMEASRRDELYQRWKQAVERSRDWV
- a CDS encoding potassium channel family protein, with the translated sequence MIKVAVIGLGRFGTELAKRLGASGVEVIAIDHSDKLVNEVKDDVAVAVRLNSTDELALKSQDVDKVDACVISIGENFESALLTTVIIKKMGVPKIICRAQSKFHAEIFTQVGATDVIQPEIQAGAHLARLLANPHLEDYIQVGDGYTMIELMTPKEFVGKNLTELSLRSKYSVNVVAIRKRNSAEIEKNTGKVYTTDCVPHPDYQIQESDILLIIGTDQNLARLPTTNV
- a CDS encoding TrkH family potassium uptake protein; amino-acid sequence: MTLSHLPSRIHYKTHHPRRCRRLRRLEIIALIVGLISTVILHGLLKITTVVHWELGAAIIVAMSYFTISLMLRYGWHLDRKEFFKTHLAHFFFCGLWLIASLLIISLHDLLPDDAPTRLNLILGVSEFCIILRSLYETILLIRRVSSRGWNPALIVVTSFLVLISVGTILLMFPSARIQDPAAKTTEGAPFLVALFTSTSASCVTGLIVVPTGTYWSRTGHTIIMFLFQIGGLGILTFGAFFAAAFGRSMQIRESVTFSEMLESSQRGDIRRLVLAILGITIFTELLGAVCLMGLWPELPFTERVYFSLFHSISGYCNAGFSLMDDGFLGMGHHWEIWGVIPALIIIGGLGFAVNYNFMLYGITHFSNLRIRKPLFHHPTQKVRLTISSRLIFFTTLFLLIGGTVGIYLLESIHASDDLTFGERLNSAWFQSVTFRTAGFNTVDLGAYQPQTKLFSVLLMFIGASPGSTGGGVKTAVFALAILSVWALLKGRDRVEIMGRTIPSTLIHRSLTIISLGILVLMSSTLLIVMFENNQAIFLDHLFEATSAFATVGVSTGITAGLTTPSHWVIIITMFIGRVGPLTALIALSNRGPAYRYHYPEEPVNLG
- a CDS encoding ammonium transporter, which encodes MNWKHALMGLTASLVVVLAVSQPAWAYQDEAAPEEKPAAAETAAPAETTEEAPAAEEAPQLSLSELYYALDNSMLFLCAVLVLFMQSGFAMVESGFNSSKNTINILFKNLMDVCAGVLVYYAVGYGLMYPGDAGNGYFGFAQFGIGEAGDPGPGVLHPQVDFLFQVAFAATAATIVSGAVAGRLKFSSYLIYSIILTGIIYPISGYWKWGGGWLDAMGFYDFAGSIVVHAVGGFAGLAGAIVLGPRIGRFKDGKSVPIPGHNIAQATLGVFILWVGWYGFNPGSQLAFAGTDNTNAVMLIATNTTLAAAAGGVAAMILGWIMYSKPDISMALNGVLAGLVGITANCDSVSNIEAIVIGVVAGLLVVFGILALEKLKIDDPVGAFPVHGLCGIWGGVATGIFGDYNIVTQVIGSVVIPAYAFITMFILFTFLKVIGQLRVSEEDELKGLDLSEHGMQAYH
- the groL gene encoding chaperonin GroEL (60 kDa chaperone family; promotes refolding of misfolded polypeptides especially under stressful conditions; forms two stacked rings of heptamers to form a barrel-shaped 14mer; ends can be capped by GroES; misfolded proteins enter the barrel where they are refolded when GroES binds), coding for MAKLLSFDEEARKSLLAGVAKLSRAVSSTLGPRGRNAVLDKGWGTPKVTKDGVTVAEDIELEDPFENMGVQLVKEAASKTNDVAGDGTTTATVLAEAIFREGLKYIASGADPMALSRGVQKAVEAVVEQIGKISKEVKGNDKKAIQTVATIAGNNDPEIGKILADALLKVGADGVITVEEGRGVTTDVDLVEGMQFERGFLSPHFVTDEDNQTCDLERAKILIYEEKISSAQTLVPLLEQISKEGSPLLIIAEDIEGEALATLVVNKLRGILKVCAVKAPGYGDRRKAMLEDIAVLTGGRAIFKDLGIKLESVELKDLGQAKKIHISSDNTTIVSGSGSKAAVNGRAEQIRAEIEVTDSEYDREKLQERLAKLAGGVAQINVGAATETEMKERKDLIDDALAATRAAIEEGIVPGGGIALLRSAKALESLKLSGDQALGVSLVQKVLEMPLRAIAENAGLDGSVVSNRVKKDKSASYGYDALNDRYGDMFEFGVVDPAKVVRSTLQNGASVACLLMTTDSIVVEEPKEEEDDHHHDDHHDMGGMGGMPGMGGGMPGMGMPGMGGF